In the genome of Paenarthrobacter ureafaciens, the window GTGACGAACATCGTCACCAGCATGCCCACCAGGGCGGACAGGGACATCTTCCACGTCCTGAAGTACAGCGCCATGAGGACAGCAGCCAGGCCGACGAACACCACCAGGCCGATCAATGCCTGCCGGGTCACGTCCTGGCCCCACGTGGGGCCGACGAAGTTGGATGTCACTTCGTTGTCGGTGACCCCGTAGGCGCTGGTGAGGCCTTCCTTGATGCGGTTGGTCTCATCATCGGTCAACTGGTCCGTCTGGATTCGCATGGTGTTGCCGGCAACGTTGGCAACGCGCGGCACGGCACCGGGAACGACGTCGTGGACCGCTTTCTCTCCGAGTCCGGCATCCGTGGTGGACACATTGGACACGGTGAACTCAGAACCGCCGCGGAACTCGATGCCCAGGTTGAAGCCGCCCTTGAGCACCGGGATGAGGATGGACAACGCCACTGCCACGGCAGCGATGATGAACCAGATCTTCTTCGAGTCCACAAAATTGTAGGACCGCTTGCCCGTGTAGAGCTCATAGCCGAAGGTCGCGAAGCTGGTAGTCATTACTTCTCCTCGCTGGTGGCGTTGGATGACTTGTTGCCGTTGGACGAGCCGGTGAGCTGCCCCTTCTCGGCAAGGCGTCGTTCGGCGATGGTCATGCGCCGTTCGGCTTCCGCCACGGCACCGGCGTTGCGGGGCCTGACGTTGGCGGGCTTCTCCTCGGCTGTCCGGATCCGGCCGGCACCCCGGTACAACGGCACCGCTCCAAGGCGGTCAGGAGACAGTCCGGAGAAGCGGTGGCCTTCTCCGAAGAACTTGGTGCGGGCCAGGACCTGCAGCATGGGGTGGGTGAACATGAACACGACGATGAGGTCGGCCACAGCGGTCAGGCCCAGCGTGAAGGCAAAGCCACGGACGTTCCCGACGGCGACGAAGTACAGCACCACGGCTGCAAGGAGGTT includes:
- the secF gene encoding protein translocase subunit SecF, which translates into the protein MTTSFATFGYELYTGKRSYNFVDSKKIWFIIAAVAVALSILIPVLKGGFNLGIEFRGGSEFTVSNVSTTDAGLGEKAVHDVVPGAVPRVANVAGNTMRIQTDQLTDDETNRIKEGLTSAYGVTDNEVTSNFVGPTWGQDVTRQALIGLVVFVGLAAVLMALYFRTWKMSLSALVGMLVTMFVTAGVYALSDFEVTPSAIIGFLTVLSYSLYDTVVVFDKIRENTSDISTSTRRTFGEEVNLAVNQTLVRSINTMMVAVLPVAAILFIGAGLLGAGTLRDLSLALFVGILIGTAATIFIAAPLYAWLRQGEPELVKQAKKVAHRRAEAAA